From Aureibacillus halotolerans, the proteins below share one genomic window:
- a CDS encoding DUF4038 domain-containing protein — MMQLIVDTTQQKLARKDGQPFFWLGDTAWELVNKLTLQEIEHYLSLRAQQGFTVIQTVVLAEMNGLKSGNAYGRMPLKQNSEGMYDPMIPDVDEASHYWTHLDAIMALAEQFGLYIALLPTWGDKFNLAHGIGPVIFNEHNAFDYGQWLGERYKHRDNLVWVLGGDRKLETYAHFSVVRRMAQGLRAGGSGRHLQTFHPAGEQSSSLQVHDEHWLDFNMIQSGHGKPPIPNHRRVLHDIQRMPSKPTLDAEPCYEDLPIAFNPENGYFDASDTRKAAYCAVLAGAFGHTYGHQSVWCMNTVPDTYSLYTWKEALQRPGAWQMRHVRTLMMHFSDSKRQNDTRLLIDNPRGANEMIATRGLDFSLVYNPNGLPMKVYQQELTHTEQQFYWYDPRLGHLHKAVPKTEGEVLHFRPPSSGRGHDWVLIAAGSKRITRLIRNISDFFILNEGEKREEEIV, encoded by the coding sequence ATGATGCAACTGATCGTTGATACTACACAACAAAAGTTGGCGAGAAAGGACGGACAACCGTTTTTCTGGCTTGGCGACACGGCTTGGGAGCTTGTGAATAAATTAACCCTCCAGGAGATTGAGCATTATCTTTCCCTCCGTGCTCAGCAAGGTTTTACTGTGATCCAAACGGTGGTTCTTGCAGAAATGAACGGTTTGAAAAGTGGAAACGCTTACGGTCGCATGCCTTTGAAGCAAAATTCAGAAGGCATGTATGATCCAATGATTCCGGATGTGGACGAAGCGAGCCATTATTGGACGCACCTCGATGCTATCATGGCATTGGCAGAACAGTTCGGCTTGTATATCGCGTTACTGCCAACGTGGGGTGACAAATTCAATCTCGCTCATGGCATTGGCCCGGTCATTTTTAATGAGCACAATGCGTTTGATTATGGGCAATGGCTGGGAGAGCGATATAAACATCGAGACAATCTTGTTTGGGTGCTTGGGGGTGATCGGAAGCTTGAGACATATGCTCATTTTTCGGTTGTTCGACGAATGGCGCAGGGTCTGCGGGCAGGCGGTTCTGGTCGGCATTTGCAAACGTTTCATCCTGCCGGGGAACAATCCTCTTCTTTGCAAGTACACGATGAACATTGGCTTGATTTCAATATGATTCAGTCTGGTCATGGAAAGCCGCCGATTCCGAATCATCGCCGTGTGCTGCACGACATTCAGCGAATGCCAAGCAAACCGACGCTCGATGCGGAGCCCTGCTATGAGGATTTGCCGATCGCTTTTAATCCGGAAAACGGTTATTTTGACGCCTCCGATACACGCAAAGCGGCTTATTGCGCCGTGTTGGCTGGTGCTTTTGGTCACACGTATGGGCATCAATCGGTTTGGTGCATGAATACTGTACCAGATACGTACAGTTTGTATACATGGAAAGAAGCGTTGCAGCGACCAGGTGCCTGGCAGATGAGGCATGTACGTACATTAATGATGCATTTTTCAGATAGTAAAAGGCAGAATGACACGCGCCTTCTCATTGACAACCCGCGTGGTGCGAACGAAATGATTGCGACACGCGGCCTTGATTTTTCACTCGTCTACAATCCGAACGGACTGCCGATGAAAGTTTATCAGCAAGAGCTGACCCATACGGAGCAACAATTTTATTGGTACGATCCCCGACTTGGCCATCTACATAAAGCAGTTCCTAAAACGGAAGGGGAAGTTCTCCACTTCCGACCCCCGTCAAGCGGTAGAGGGCATGATTGGGTATTGATTGCTGCTGGATCTAAACGAATTACGCGTCTAATAAGAAATATAAGCGATTTTTTCATTTTGAATGAAGGTGAGAAAAGGGAGGAAGAGATTGTATGA
- a CDS encoding histidine phosphatase family protein has product MNTTVIYMVRHAESPFVFGAERTRGLSEEGHAAAKRVASYFETIPVDVICASTYERTKQTVQPTADAHGIPIEQYEELIERAIKDQTDKAPWEALVVAIRESFINHEYALKGGETTRQAQERAIPCIKQLLDTHQGKNIVIGTHGNIMTIIMNYYDPSYGFDFWESTSKPDIYAMTFDGQTIMGIERVWKEKDNVELDERN; this is encoded by the coding sequence ATGAACACGACGGTCATCTATATGGTAAGACACGCCGAATCGCCTTTTGTGTTTGGAGCGGAGCGGACGAGAGGGTTATCAGAGGAAGGACATGCAGCAGCAAAACGTGTGGCGTCGTACTTTGAGACCATCCCAGTTGATGTGATTTGTGCAAGTACATACGAACGGACGAAGCAGACTGTACAGCCCACTGCCGACGCCCATGGGATTCCAATTGAACAATATGAAGAGCTGATCGAGCGTGCCATTAAGGATCAAACCGATAAAGCACCATGGGAGGCCCTTGTTGTGGCGATTCGTGAATCCTTTATCAATCATGAGTACGCGCTAAAAGGCGGAGAGACGACACGACAAGCGCAAGAACGGGCTATTCCGTGTATCAAGCAGTTGCTCGATACGCACCAAGGAAAAAACATCGTCATTGGCACACATGGCAACATTATGACGATTATTATGAACTACTATGATCCGTCCTACGGCTTTGATTTTTGGGAAAGCACGTCAAAGCCGGATATTTATGCAATGACCTTTGACGGTCAAACGATCATGGGGATAGAACGCGTATGGAAGGAAAAGGACAACGTCGAACTTGATGAGCGTAATTGA
- a CDS encoding LacI family DNA-binding transcriptional regulator, with product MPTIKDVAKKAGVSVATVSRVLNKSGYVNAKTEKRVLLVIKELNYTPNAVARSLFKKQSKTIALIVPDITNPFFPELARAVEDVTSKAQFTLIQCNSDEQIEKELQYLEILKQKYIDGIILVSNSMDVKTLKALNVPVVLIDRPNEPSIPTITAKNREGAQLAVRYLLSIGCKKIAHIKGPAHVVTAKHRYEGYLDVVKSEPWFSSELIIEGQYQVNIAMEETIRLLHERQDIDGIFAGNDLMAIGALKAAQKLGINVPEELSIIGFDGISTSQMTSPELTTVAQPIYNMGAMAADKLIKMIQKQPLQMPYEELDISLVVRQTTRREKE from the coding sequence GTGCCAACGATTAAAGATGTTGCAAAAAAAGCAGGTGTTTCCGTCGCGACGGTATCAAGAGTTCTAAATAAAAGTGGATACGTAAATGCGAAAACGGAAAAACGTGTTCTGCTAGTCATTAAGGAGCTCAACTATACACCAAATGCGGTCGCCAGAAGCCTGTTTAAAAAGCAATCTAAAACCATTGCCCTTATTGTGCCGGACATCACCAACCCCTTTTTCCCTGAACTGGCTCGTGCGGTGGAAGATGTAACGAGCAAAGCCCAATTTACGCTCATTCAGTGTAATTCGGATGAACAGATCGAAAAGGAACTTCAGTATTTAGAGATTTTGAAACAAAAGTATATTGACGGCATTATCCTTGTTAGCAATAGTATGGACGTGAAAACGTTAAAAGCATTAAATGTACCAGTCGTCTTAATTGATCGCCCCAATGAACCAAGCATCCCTACCATTACTGCGAAAAATAGAGAGGGCGCCCAATTGGCTGTACGTTATTTGCTTTCCATAGGGTGTAAGAAAATTGCTCATATAAAAGGCCCTGCGCACGTTGTCACAGCAAAACACCGCTATGAAGGGTATCTAGACGTGGTCAAAAGCGAACCTTGGTTTTCATCAGAACTGATTATTGAAGGGCAGTACCAAGTCAATATCGCTATGGAAGAAACAATTAGGCTACTGCATGAGCGTCAAGATATTGACGGCATTTTTGCTGGCAATGATTTAATGGCCATTGGCGCATTAAAAGCAGCTCAGAAACTAGGGATCAATGTACCCGAAGAGCTATCGATTATCGGTTTTGATGGTATTTCGACAAGTCAGATGACATCACCTGAACTTACAACCGTTGCGCAGCCAATTTACAACATGGGTGCAATGGCAGCAGACAAATTAATAAAAATGATTCAGAAACAACCACTGCAAATGCCTTATGAAGAATTAGACATTTCATTGGTCGTCCGTCAAACAACGAGGAGAGAGAAAGAGTGA
- a CDS encoding NUDIX hydrolase, with protein MEYYKYLRQFVGHRPIILPGSVVIILNEQNEVLLQKRHDGYWGLPGGLMDLGESFEEVAKREVFEETGLVVKNLKLLNVFSGSEYYFKVPNGDELYSVTAVYYTRDVSGDMKIDYSESEKMQYFSINHLPDKLTDEYRGFIEEYIDCEKLYFK; from the coding sequence ATGGAATACTATAAATATCTGAGACAGTTTGTAGGGCATAGACCAATTATTTTACCTGGTTCTGTTGTGATCATTTTAAATGAACAAAATGAAGTGTTATTGCAAAAAAGACACGATGGATATTGGGGATTACCAGGTGGTTTAATGGATCTAGGGGAAAGTTTTGAAGAAGTAGCAAAAAGAGAGGTTTTTGAAGAAACAGGATTAGTAGTCAAAAACCTAAAATTACTTAATGTATTCTCTGGTTCTGAATATTACTTTAAAGTGCCAAATGGTGACGAATTATATTCGGTAACAGCTGTTTATTATACTAGAGATGTAAGTGGAGATATGAAGATTGATTATAGCGAGTCAGAAAAAATGCAGTATTTTTCAATAAATCATTTGCCAGATAAATTAACTGATGAGTATAGAGGTTTTATTGAGGAATATATAGATTGTGAAAAATTGTACTTTAAGTAA